From Salvia splendens isolate huo1 chromosome 16, SspV2, whole genome shotgun sequence, a single genomic window includes:
- the LOC121770994 gene encoding uncharacterized protein LOC121770994 isoform X2, which yields MGCFCSKQRPQIFEDPSLLSSQSRFTPKEVKKLNELFRKLGSTLVDDGFLNRDEFKLGLFQDSKQQSVIADRHNLYDHSNGEYSSIWICNDRLKRLDVCSIPWLIPLSNTSKLKGFFFQPVYERRNTKNKPPLIHKAQTGKLFSPSSLFNELILNQFWEHRM from the exons ATGGGTTGTTTTTGCAGCAAGCAACGGCCACAGATATTTGAAGATCCATCTCTTCTCTCCTCTCAATCAAGAT TTACACCTAAAGAGGTCAAAAAACTGAATGAGCTATTCAGAAAACTCGGCAGCACATTAGTCGACGATGGCTTCCTCAATAGA GATGAATTTAAACTCGGATTGTTTCAGGACAGCAAGCAGCAGTCTGTTATTGCTGATCGG CACAACCTTTACGATCACAGCAATGGTGAATACTCGAGCATCTGGATCTGCAACGACCGACTGAAAAGGTTAGATGTTTGTAGTATCCCATGGCTTATACCCCTTTCAAATACATCAAAACTAAAAGGGTTTTTTTTTCAACCAGTGTATGAAAGGAGGAACACTAAAAACAAGCCACCACTGATCCACAAAGCTCAAACCGGGaaattgttttccccttctaGTTTATTTAATGAGTTAATACTAAATCAATTTTGGGAGCACCGTATGTAA
- the LOC121769820 gene encoding phosphatidylinositol 4-kinase gamma 4-like has protein sequence MSAVEVALSPFLEGKARYGDCFKDRLDLSTSESIEIYITGGGSMTPMRVMESDSIASVKLRIQTCKGFAVKMQNLVFGGRVLSKTDSLVKDYGISDGNALHLALRISDLLLINVSTASGEEFNFQVDRHRNVGYLKRRIANKGKGVHAIDSDIFCRGEKLHDNDRIISDLSNNGDAVIHLVAHKHAEVCSKAVERDLELSIATPNLNKEVDEEKAKDMLVLSRSMLGQDFFLKPDIVNPCVQFPHFLWEMVQSVSDGLAQGKQPARSSEGMGGTYFMQDATGDKYVAVFKPVDEEPLALNNPQGLPPSHDGQGLKRGTRVGEGAWREVAAYILDHPIEGAQSLFRTEIGFAGVPPTVMMQCLHEGFNHPNGLDCSNEHIKTGSLQMFRENHGSCEDMGPRDFPVDEVHKISVLDIRVANADRHAGNILLHKDPENGKITLIPIDHGYCLPENFEDCTFDWLYWPQARQPFSGKTLDYIKSLDAEKDIATLKFYGLDLSPEVARTLRISTMLLKKGVDRGLTPFAIGSIMCRENLNNKSVIEEIVHEAEDAVLPGMSEAAFLEALSEVMDSTLEKLLQ, from the exons ATGTCTGCTGTTGAGGTTGCTTTGAGTCCATTCTTGGAAGGGAAAGCACGGTATGGTGATTGTTTCAAGGACCGACTCGATCTGAGCACTAGTGAATCCATCGAGATCTACATCACCGGTGGGGGTTCCATGACCCCCATGCGCGTGATGGAGTCTGATTCCATTGCATCAGTGAAGCTTAGGATACAGACATGTAAAGGTTTTGCAGTGAAGATGCAGAATCTAGTTTTTGGAGGCAGGGTGCTCTCAAAGACTGATTCTCTTGTCAAAGATTACGGCATCTCAGATGGGAATGCCTTGCATTTGGCGCTGAGGATCTCGGATCTCCTGCTGATTAATGTTAGCACGGCAAGTGGGGAAGAATTCAATTTCCAAGTGGATAGGCACAGGAACGTAGGGTATCTAAAGCGTAGGATTGCTAACAAGGGGAAAGGAGTTCATGCTATAGATTCGGACATATTCTGTCGAGGAGAGAAGCTCCATGACAATGATAGGATAATCAGTGATCTGAGTAACAATGGCGATGCTGTCATTCACTTGGTGGCGCACAAGCATGCTGAGGTTTGTAGCAAGGCCGTTGAGAGAGACCTCGAGCTCTCCATTGCCACTCCAAATTTGAACAAGGAGGTGGATGAGGAGAAGGCCAAGGATATGTTGGTTTTATCAAGGTCAATGCTAGGCCAAGATTTCTTCTTGAAACCAGATATAGTGAATCCATGTGTCCAGTTCCCACACTTCTTGTGGGAGATGGTGCAGTCTGTCTCAGACGGGTTAGCCCAAGGCAAACAGCCAGCTAGGTCATCCGAGGGCATGGGCGGAACTTACTTCATGCAAGATGCTACAGGAGATAAGTATGTCGCTGTCTTTAAGCCCGTAGATGAGGAGCCTCTGGCCTTAAACAACCCTCAAGGCCTGCCCCCTTCACATGATGGACAAGGGCTGAAGAGGGGCACCCGAGTTGGGGAAGGCGCGTGGAGGGAGGTGGCAGCGTATATACTGGACCATCCAATTGAGGGTGCTCAGTCGTTGTTTCGTACAGAAATTGGTTTTGCTGGAGTGCCCCCTACAGTGATGATGCAGTGCCTGCACGAAGGGTTTAACCACCCAAATGGACTTGATTGCTCCAATGAGCATATTAAGACTGGATCATTACAAATGTTTAGGGAGAATCATGGAAGCTGTGAAGACATGGGCCCTCGGGATTTCCCTGTCGATGAAGTCCACAAGATCTCTGTCCTTGATATAAGAGTAGCCAATGCAGACAGGCACGCCGGAAACATCTTGCTACACAAAGATCCGGAAAACGGAAAAATAACCCTGATTCCGATTGATCATGGCTACTGCTTGCCTGAAAAC TTCGAGGACTGCACTTTCGACTGGCTATACTGGCCACAAGCTCGACAACCATTCTCTGGGAAGACATTGGACTACATAAAATCACTTGATGCCGAGAAAGACATAGCAACCCTCAAATTCTATGGATTGGATCTTTCCCCTGAAGTTGCTCGTACGCTCCGTATCTCCACCATGCTTCTGAAGAAAGGGGTGGACAGAGGTCTCACGCCTTTCGCGATAGGAAGCATCATGTGCAGAGAGAACTTGAACAATAAATCTGTGATAGAGGAGATTGTGCACGAGGCAGAGGACGCCGTGCTCCCAGGTATGAGCGAGGCTGCGTTTCTTGAAGCCTTATCTGAAGTCATGGATTCGACACTTGAGAAACTCCTTCAGTGA
- the LOC121770994 gene encoding calcineurin B-like protein 4 isoform X1, translating to MGCFCSKQRPQIFEDPSLLSSQSRFTPKEVKKLNELFRKLGSTLVDDGFLNRDEFKLGLFQDSKQQSVIADRLFDMFDSKHDGVIDFGEFIRCLSIFHPDTPQEEKAVFAFHLYDIWQTGYIEKDEVKEMIMELLHESSLILTDDIIQSIIDKTFEEVDTERDGKIDLEEWKEFAARKPSLLRNMTIPF from the exons ATGGGTTGTTTTTGCAGCAAGCAACGGCCACAGATATTTGAAGATCCATCTCTTCTCTCCTCTCAATCAAGAT TTACACCTAAAGAGGTCAAAAAACTGAATGAGCTATTCAGAAAACTCGGCAGCACATTAGTCGACGATGGCTTCCTCAATAGA GATGAATTTAAACTCGGATTGTTTCAGGACAGCAAGCAGCAGTCTGTTATTGCTGATCGG TTGTTTGATATGTTCGACTCGAAGCACGATGGCGTGATAGATTTCGGAGAGTTCATCAGATGTTTGAGCATTTTTCATCCCGACACGCCTCAAGAAGAGAAAGCTGTCT TTGCTTTCCATTTATACGACATATGGCAAACTGGCTACATCGAAAAGGATGAG GTGAAGGAGATGATCATGGAATTACTACATGAATCGAGCTTGATTTTGACTGATGACATAATTCAATCTATAATAGACAAG ACATTTGAGGAAGTGGACACAGAGAGAGATGGGAAGATAGATTTAGAAGAGTGGAAAGAATTTGCAGCCCGGAAACCATCTTTGTTGAGGAATATGACAATTCCCTTCTAA